A window of the Williamsia phyllosphaerae genome harbors these coding sequences:
- a CDS encoding YbhB/YbcL family Raf kinase inhibitor-like protein, which produces MSSYNPYDALPDLPSFTVTSESFADGEALKKPQVSGIMGAGGEDSSPQVSWSGFPAETKSFAVTVYDPDAPTASGFWHWAVADIPVSTTSLPEGAGDESGSALPSGAVTLAGDASAKRFIGAAPPPGHGPHRYFLVVHAVDVETLELPDGATPAFLGFNLFSHAIARAVIHGTYEQPAE; this is translated from the coding sequence ATGTCGAGCTACAACCCGTACGACGCACTGCCGGATCTGCCCTCGTTCACCGTCACATCGGAGAGCTTCGCCGACGGTGAAGCCCTGAAGAAGCCGCAGGTCAGCGGTATCATGGGGGCCGGCGGCGAGGATTCGTCTCCCCAGGTCAGCTGGTCAGGCTTCCCCGCCGAGACCAAGAGTTTCGCGGTCACCGTGTACGACCCCGATGCCCCCACGGCGTCCGGCTTCTGGCATTGGGCCGTCGCCGACATCCCGGTCTCGACGACGTCGTTGCCCGAGGGGGCAGGTGACGAGAGCGGGAGCGCGCTCCCGTCGGGAGCGGTCACGTTGGCCGGCGACGCCTCGGCCAAGCGGTTCATCGGTGCCGCGCCTCCGCCCGGGCACGGACCCCACCGGTACTTTTTGGTGGTGCACGCCGTGGACGTCGAGACCCTGGAACTGCCCGACGGCGCGACACCGGCGTTCCTCGGTTTCAACCTGTTCAGTCACGCGATCGCGCGAGCGGTGATCCACGGGACGTACGAGCAGCCCGCCGAATGA
- a CDS encoding M20/M25/M40 family metallo-hydrolase, whose translation MTDNSAPRATDEVVDLVSALIQFDTTNTGELETTVGEEECARWVAAQLEEVGYETEYVESGQPGRGNVFARLRGSDPERGTLLLHTHLDVVPARPEDWSVHPFSGSVKDGYVWGRGAIDMKDMVGMALALARQFRRDGTIPPRDIVFAFLADEEAGGKWGSHWLVENRPDLFEGITEAVGEVGGYSLTVDTPDGSTKRLYLVETAEKGIAWMRLTASATAGHGSFLHENNAVTILAEAVAKLGRHTFPLVMTDSVAEFLGAVSAESTLELSPDSPDLETTLHKLGSIARIIGATLRDTANPTMLNAGYKANVIPQTATAVVDCRVLPGRQAAFEAEVDAIIGPDVTREWVTKLDSYETTFDGALVDAMNDAILAFDPDGRTVPYMLSGGTDAKAFAKLGIRCFGFAPLRLPPELDFAALFHGIDERVPVDGLLFGTEVLEHFLLHS comes from the coding sequence GTGACCGACAACTCCGCACCCCGCGCCACCGACGAGGTCGTCGACCTCGTCAGCGCCCTCATCCAGTTCGACACCACCAACACCGGCGAACTCGAGACCACCGTGGGCGAGGAGGAATGCGCCCGCTGGGTGGCGGCCCAGCTCGAGGAGGTCGGGTACGAGACCGAATACGTCGAGTCCGGACAGCCCGGCCGCGGCAACGTGTTCGCCCGCCTGCGCGGATCCGATCCCGAGCGTGGCACGTTGCTGCTGCACACGCATCTCGACGTCGTACCCGCCCGACCCGAGGACTGGAGCGTCCACCCGTTCTCCGGTTCGGTGAAGGACGGCTATGTGTGGGGTCGCGGCGCGATCGACATGAAGGACATGGTCGGGATGGCCCTCGCGCTCGCCCGCCAGTTCCGCCGCGACGGCACCATCCCGCCCCGCGACATCGTGTTCGCCTTCCTCGCCGACGAGGAGGCGGGCGGCAAGTGGGGTTCGCACTGGCTCGTCGAGAACCGCCCCGACCTCTTCGAGGGCATCACCGAGGCGGTCGGAGAGGTCGGTGGCTACTCGCTGACCGTCGACACCCCCGACGGGTCGACCAAGCGTCTGTATCTCGTGGAGACGGCCGAGAAGGGCATCGCGTGGATGCGACTCACCGCTTCGGCGACCGCGGGCCACGGTTCGTTCCTGCACGAGAACAACGCGGTGACCATCCTGGCCGAGGCCGTCGCGAAGCTCGGACGGCACACCTTCCCCCTCGTGATGACCGATTCGGTGGCCGAGTTCCTCGGTGCCGTCAGCGCCGAGTCCACCCTCGAGTTGTCGCCCGACTCGCCGGATCTCGAGACCACGCTGCACAAACTGGGATCCATCGCGCGGATCATCGGCGCCACACTGCGCGACACGGCGAACCCGACGATGCTCAACGCCGGCTACAAGGCGAACGTGATCCCGCAGACCGCGACCGCTGTCGTCGACTGCCGCGTACTGCCCGGTCGGCAGGCCGCGTTCGAGGCCGAGGTCGACGCGATCATCGGACCCGACGTGACCCGGGAATGGGTCACCAAGCTGGACTCGTACGAGACCACCTTCGACGGGGCGCTCGTGGACGCCATGAACGACGCGATCCTGGCCTTCGACCCGGACGGTCGCACGGTGCCGTACATGCTGTCCGGCGGCACCGACGCGAAGGCGTTCGCGAAACTCGGCATCCGGTGCTTCGGTTTCGCACCCCTGCGGCTGCCTCCAGAACTCGACTTCGCCGCGCTGTTCCACGGGATCGACGAGCGGGTCCCGGTCGACGGCCTGCTGTTCGGCACCGAGGTGCTCGAGCATTTCCTGCTGCACAGCTGA
- a CDS encoding DinB family protein → MVNPPLRAAVEVLVEENLAAMRAIVVELGDERVNAVPDLPGANSPYAIVFHCTEMLKFWCGSVIGGERIPRDRAAEFTATGSVAALESAIDDVAARVDDWVHIALTEGVRDREVSGSTRTSDIADATPEWILLHVIRELSQHLGQLELSRDILVDDVG, encoded by the coding sequence GTGGTGAACCCGCCGTTGCGCGCAGCGGTCGAGGTGCTTGTCGAGGAGAACCTCGCGGCGATGCGAGCCATCGTCGTCGAGCTCGGCGACGAGCGGGTGAACGCGGTTCCCGACCTGCCCGGGGCCAACTCCCCGTACGCGATCGTCTTCCACTGCACCGAGATGCTGAAGTTCTGGTGCGGCAGTGTCATCGGCGGTGAGCGGATCCCCCGCGACCGCGCCGCGGAGTTCACCGCGACCGGGAGCGTCGCCGCACTCGAGTCGGCGATCGACGACGTGGCCGCGCGCGTCGACGACTGGGTACACATCGCTTTGACCGAGGGCGTCCGCGACCGCGAGGTGTCGGGGTCCACGCGGACCTCCGACATCGCCGATGCGACACCGGAATGGATCCTGTTACACGTCATCCGCGAGCTGTCGCAGCACCTCGGCCAGCTCGAGCTGAGCAGAGACATCCTGGTCGACGACGTCGGTTAG
- a CDS encoding SDR family NAD(P)-dependent oxidoreductase gives MATMRRVLEQAALLDDGHPDSVAVQRAVARMFKVAKRTHRRAKHRARLDSDRAVLAATATGSADRIDDETAGIGLSGDATGVAGHLIRPQACYICKREYTEVNAFHHQLCPDCVRTNRARRDQRTDLTGRRALLTGGRAKIGMYIALMLLRDGAELTITTRFPRDAARRFARQDDSADWLHRLDIVGIDLRDPAQVVALADAVAAKGSLDILINNAAQTVRRSPGSYRSLTDAENAPLSGRAAQIPTLTMGDSSELHPNALAGGSDSDAAAESLVALAMTAGSASPARIADGTAVDAGGLLPDLVSSNSWVASVDHVDPLELLEVQLCNSVAPFILLSRLTPALRASTARRKYVVNVSAMEGIFSRGYKGPGHPHTNMAKAALNMLTRTSAGELFDDGILVTAVDTGWITDERPHDSKMRLAEEGFRAPLDLVDGAARVYHPVVDGENGIDLYGCFLKDFEPYPW, from the coding sequence ATGGCGACGATGCGTCGGGTTCTCGAGCAGGCCGCGTTGCTCGACGACGGGCATCCGGACTCGGTGGCGGTGCAACGTGCGGTCGCGCGCATGTTCAAAGTGGCCAAGCGCACCCACAGGCGGGCCAAGCACCGTGCGCGGCTCGACTCCGACCGTGCCGTACTCGCCGCCACGGCGACCGGCTCGGCGGACCGCATCGACGACGAGACCGCGGGGATCGGCCTGTCGGGCGACGCGACCGGTGTCGCGGGGCATCTGATCCGGCCCCAGGCCTGCTACATCTGCAAGCGCGAGTACACCGAGGTCAACGCGTTCCACCATCAGCTCTGCCCGGACTGTGTGCGGACCAACCGCGCCCGTCGCGACCAGCGCACCGACCTGACCGGTCGTCGGGCGCTGCTCACCGGTGGTCGGGCCAAGATCGGCATGTACATCGCCCTGATGTTGCTGCGCGACGGCGCGGAGCTGACCATCACCACCCGGTTCCCCCGCGACGCAGCCAGACGCTTTGCACGTCAGGATGATTCAGCCGACTGGTTGCACCGGCTCGACATCGTCGGCATCGACCTGCGCGATCCGGCGCAGGTGGTGGCGCTGGCCGACGCGGTCGCCGCGAAGGGCAGCCTCGACATCCTGATCAACAACGCCGCACAGACCGTGCGCCGCTCCCCCGGTTCCTACCGGTCGCTGACCGACGCCGAGAACGCGCCCCTGTCCGGACGTGCCGCACAGATCCCGACTCTGACCATGGGCGACAGCAGCGAACTGCACCCCAACGCGCTCGCCGGTGGATCCGACTCCGATGCGGCCGCGGAATCGCTGGTGGCACTGGCGATGACGGCGGGATCGGCCTCGCCAGCACGGATCGCCGACGGGACCGCCGTGGACGCAGGCGGACTACTCCCCGACCTCGTCAGCTCGAACAGCTGGGTGGCCTCGGTCGACCACGTCGACCCGCTCGAACTGCTCGAGGTGCAGCTCTGCAACAGCGTCGCGCCGTTCATCCTGCTCTCACGTCTCACGCCGGCCCTGCGCGCGTCGACCGCCCGCCGCAAGTACGTCGTGAACGTCTCGGCGATGGAGGGCATCTTCTCGCGCGGCTACAAGGGCCCAGGGCACCCGCACACCAACATGGCCAAAGCCGCCCTCAACATGTTGACCCGCACCAGCGCGGGTGAACTGTTCGATGACGGCATCCTCGTCACCGCGGTCGACACCGGTTGGATCACCGACGAACGCCCCCACGACTCGAAGATGCGTCTGGCCGAGGAGGGGTTCAGGGCACCGCTCGACCTCGTCGACGGCGCCGCGCGTGTCTATCACCCGGTCGTGGACGGGGAGAACGGGATCGACCTGTACGGGTGCTTCCTCAAGGATTTCGAGCCGTACCCGTGGTGA
- a CDS encoding quinone-dependent dihydroorotate dehydrogenase, which translates to MLRPVNRILYPVLLRAMFLLPAERIHTLVSRALATVGSTRVVTTLSARLFARHDPILRTTVFGIDFPAPMGLAAGFDKNAEAVNAWGSLGFGFAEIGTVTGVAQPGNPTPRLFRLPADRALINRMGFNNHGASAAARRLAGRRRDSRSVPVAANIGKTKLVEPADAVADYLISARLLGPLSDLVVVNVSSPNTPGLRDLQAVASLRPLLSAVIGATTTPVLVKIAPDLSDPDIDDIADLAVELGLAGIVCTNTTIGRDGLRTDDSTIRDIGAGGLSGAPLADRSLEVLRRLYRRVGGRLELISVGGIETPEQAWERICAGASLIQGYTGFIYGGPMWIKDIHDGIADRLRAGGFASLAAAVGSEHTHRDENAAGA; encoded by the coding sequence CTGCTGCGCCCCGTCAACCGGATCCTGTACCCCGTCCTCCTGCGTGCGATGTTCCTGCTGCCCGCGGAGCGGATCCACACCCTCGTCTCGCGGGCCCTGGCCACGGTCGGTTCGACCCGCGTCGTGACGACGCTGTCCGCGCGGTTGTTCGCCCGCCACGACCCCATCCTGCGGACCACGGTCTTCGGCATCGACTTTCCCGCCCCGATGGGACTGGCGGCCGGTTTCGACAAGAACGCCGAGGCCGTGAACGCCTGGGGGTCACTCGGATTCGGGTTCGCCGAGATCGGCACGGTCACGGGGGTGGCTCAGCCCGGGAACCCCACGCCGCGGCTGTTCCGACTGCCCGCCGACCGCGCGCTGATCAACCGGATGGGGTTCAACAACCACGGCGCGTCCGCCGCGGCCCGGCGACTGGCCGGGCGCCGACGGGATTCCCGGTCGGTACCGGTGGCGGCCAACATCGGCAAGACGAAGCTCGTCGAGCCCGCCGACGCGGTCGCCGACTACCTGATCAGCGCGCGGTTGCTCGGTCCGCTGTCGGATCTCGTCGTGGTCAACGTCAGCTCACCGAACACCCCGGGCCTGCGGGACCTGCAGGCCGTCGCCTCCCTGCGCCCCCTGCTGTCGGCCGTCATCGGGGCCACCACCACGCCGGTACTGGTCAAGATCGCCCCAGACCTCAGCGACCCCGACATCGACGACATCGCGGATCTGGCCGTCGAGCTCGGGCTGGCCGGGATCGTCTGCACGAACACGACCATCGGTCGCGACGGACTGCGCACCGATGATTCGACCATCCGCGACATCGGCGCGGGCGGTCTGTCCGGCGCGCCGTTGGCGGACCGGTCCCTCGAGGTGTTGCGCCGGTTGTACCGACGCGTGGGCGGCCGACTCGAGCTCATCTCGGTCGGCGGGATCGAGACCCCCGAGCAGGCGTGGGAGCGTATCTGCGCGGGCGCGTCGCTGATCCAGGGTTACACCGGCTTCATCTACGGCGGCCCCATGTGGATCAAGGACATCCACGACGGCATCGCCGACCGGTTGCGTGCCGGCGGCTTCGCTTCCCTGGCGGCTGCGGTCGGCTCTGAACACACTCATCGCGACGAGAACGCCGCCGGGGCCTGA
- a CDS encoding DUF5703 family protein produces the protein MRRTTAGGRGPGFPREWTTAGSDDYEYTPLRLPPDVTRVTASMRLSIEAEFGGWEISRVRLYSDGTRKVLLKRKKTRAERNSAEVDR, from the coding sequence ATGCGACGCACGACAGCAGGTGGTCGCGGCCCCGGGTTCCCCCGCGAGTGGACAACGGCCGGCAGCGACGACTACGAGTACACCCCGCTCCGGCTGCCCCCGGACGTCACCCGGGTGACCGCATCGATGCGGCTGTCGATCGAGGCCGAGTTCGGCGGCTGGGAGATCTCCCGCGTCCGGCTCTACTCCGACGGCACCCGCAAGGTGCTGCTCAAACGCAAGAAGACACGAGCCGAACGCAACAGCGCCGAGGTCGACCGGTGA
- a CDS encoding gluconokinase, protein MSKPAIGRDVHICVMGVSGVGKSTVGAELAARSGRSFGDADDLHPRSNVEAMAAGTPLTDTERGPWLDAVVAWLDERSEDTGGVVFACSALKRRYRDRLAEASAPVFFLHLTADTDELRRRMTERKGHFMHVDMLESQLADLEPIEADENGLEIPTSGSVTETVDAILARIRAV, encoded by the coding sequence ATGAGCAAGCCTGCGATCGGCCGGGACGTACACATCTGTGTGATGGGCGTGAGCGGGGTCGGGAAATCCACCGTCGGGGCCGAACTCGCTGCGCGATCGGGCCGTTCGTTCGGCGACGCCGACGATCTGCATCCCCGGTCCAACGTCGAGGCGATGGCCGCGGGCACCCCGCTCACCGACACCGAACGCGGCCCGTGGCTCGACGCCGTCGTGGCGTGGCTCGACGAGCGTTCCGAGGACACCGGTGGGGTGGTCTTCGCGTGCTCGGCGCTCAAGAGGCGTTACCGCGATCGGCTCGCCGAGGCGAGCGCGCCGGTCTTCTTCCTGCACCTGACCGCGGACACCGACGAACTGCGCCGCCGCATGACCGAGCGGAAAGGGCATTTCATGCACGTGGACATGCTCGAATCGCAATTGGCCGATCTGGAGCCGATCGAGGCGGACGAGAACGGACTGGAGATCCCGACCAGCGGTTCGGTGACCGAGACGGTCGATGCGATCCTGGCCCGAATCCGAGCCGTGTGA